One Zymomonas mobilis subsp. pomaceae ATCC 29192 genomic region harbors:
- a CDS encoding Na+/H+ antiporter NhaA, which produces MSDELMPLFFVVIILEIKKKIIFRYLSSLKRIALPLGAWGRMIVPTLTYRLVAMRLGFPCGKGCCLHIANHFCSRPAYLSRTWHFPD; this is translated from the coding sequence ATGTCTGACGAGCTCATGCCCCTGTTTTTTGTAGTGATCATTCTCGAAATTAAGAAAAAAATCATTTTCCGCTATCTCTCGTCACTAAAGCGCATTGCCCTTCCACTGGGAGCATGGGGTAGAATGATCGTGCCCACCTTGACGTATCGGCTAGTGGCAATGCGGCTGGGCTTTCCGTGTGGTAAAGGATGCTGTCTTCATATTGCCAATCATTTTTGCTCTCGACCAGCCTATTTATCGCGAACATGGCATTTTCCGGATTAG
- the relB gene encoding type II toxin-antitoxin system RelB family antitoxin, with the protein MLAIRLPEEIEDRLSELAKATGRTKTFYAREAILQHLEELEDIYLAEARAIKIRSGETKTISLDNVMVEYGLEN; encoded by the coding sequence ATGTTGGCAATTCGTTTACCAGAAGAAATTGAAGATCGTCTAAGCGAACTGGCGAAGGCCACGGGGCGGACAAAAACTTTTTATGCAAGAGAAGCTATTCTTCAGCATCTAGAAGAACTGGAAGATATCTATCTTGCCGAGGCACGTGCTATCAAAATTCGTTCCGGAGAAACCAAAACCATTTCTTTAGATAACGTCATGGTTGAATATGGCTTGGAAAATTGA
- a CDS encoding alpha-amylase family glycosyl hydrolase, which produces MPEHQKKDYKTFIKPDPMVHSGNQAPYRQIDTETNFPRLYPPLVTLSKNSSGNCLCLSSQKTTVVLSDLRAFNCDNSFDDHPATWPVVWLEDHDYPRSVSRFGSQLPEYRDRSAKLLATMMLSLRGTPFIYQGQEIGMTNFPFRSISSGMYLRIMNGAYRLKLEESRLRRCLKI; this is translated from the coding sequence ATGCCAGAACACCAAAAAAAAGATTATAAAACGTTTATAAAGCCTGATCCGATGGTCCATTCAGGAAATCAGGCGCCTTATCGTCAGATTGACACAGAGACAAATTTCCCTCGACTATATCCTCCATTGGTCACGCTTTCGAAGAACTCATCAGGCAACTGCTTATGTCTCTCATCTCAAAAAACAACTGTAGTGCTAAGCGACCTGCGAGCATTTAATTGTGACAATAGCTTTGACGATCACCCCGCAACGTGGCCCGTCGTGTGGCTGGAAGATCATGACTACCCACGATCAGTATCACGTTTTGGTTCGCAATTACCCGAATACAGAGATCGCTCAGCGAAACTCCTTGCAACGATGATGCTTTCCCTGCGTGGTACGCCATTTATCTACCAAGGGCAGGAAATAGGCATGACTAATTTCCCGTTCAGATCGATCAGTTCGGGGATGTATTTGCGCATAATGAATGGCGCTTACAGGTTAAAGCTGGAAGAATCTCGTCTCAGGAGATGCTTAAAAATCTAG
- a CDS encoding type II toxin-antitoxin system RelE family toxin: MAWKIEFDPAAQKELRKLGVQPAKRILKFLSERLALSDNPRSLGAALKGTTLGSLWKYRIGDYRIIVDIEDNVMRILVIRIGNRKEIYKKSVRH; the protein is encoded by the coding sequence ATGGCTTGGAAAATTGAATTCGATCCAGCCGCTCAAAAAGAGTTAAGAAAACTAGGGGTACAGCCCGCAAAGCGTATCTTGAAATTTTTATCTGAACGTTTGGCATTATCGGATAATCCAAGGTCATTAGGCGCTGCTTTAAAAGGGACAACGCTGGGTAGTTTATGGAAATATCGAATTGGCGATTACCGCATTATTGTCGATATTGAAGATAATGTAATGCGGATTCTGGTTATCAGAATTGGTAATAGAAAAGAAATTTATAAAAAATCCGTTAGGCATTAA
- a CDS encoding NADP-dependent oxidoreductase, producing the protein MSRAWTLASRPKGFPTLENFTLKDIPDRPLNDGEIRVKNNFFSVDPYMRPRMDEGDSYIAPFGLNEPMTGAAVGQVIETRSDRFKVGDRVSHFLGWRDVATLKAENALPLPDRDLKDEYFLDVLGTIGMTAYFGLFDVAEARPGDVVFVSAAAGAVGSLVVQIAKLRGMTVIGSAGGAEKCEFVRSLGADYTIDYKSPGQFEEKLRKVAPDGVDVYFDNVGGEQLNAAIGVAKRNARFAICGMIAMYNSDEPNGFSNLSKVISKRLSIRGFINTDFMTRRTECLAQMGYWVSKGMIKSRYTIFDGLEKGPEAFFSLFSGGNTGKALVRLGS; encoded by the coding sequence ATGTCCCGTGCATGGACTCTCGCTTCCCGTCCGAAAGGGTTTCCAACCTTGGAGAATTTCACCTTGAAGGACATCCCTGATCGGCCGTTGAATGACGGAGAAATCAGGGTCAAAAACAATTTCTTCTCTGTCGACCCCTATATGCGCCCTCGCATGGATGAGGGAGATAGCTATATCGCGCCTTTCGGTCTGAATGAGCCGATGACGGGCGCTGCCGTTGGCCAGGTGATCGAAACGCGTTCCGATCGTTTCAAGGTGGGTGATCGAGTTAGCCATTTTCTGGGCTGGCGCGACGTCGCTACCCTCAAGGCTGAAAATGCACTTCCGTTGCCGGATAGAGATCTGAAGGACGAATATTTTCTTGACGTTCTGGGGACGATCGGGATGACGGCCTATTTCGGTCTGTTTGACGTAGCTGAAGCCCGACCAGGCGATGTTGTATTCGTCTCTGCTGCCGCTGGTGCTGTCGGATCTCTTGTCGTGCAGATTGCCAAGCTGCGTGGTATGACCGTTATTGGTTCGGCAGGTGGCGCCGAGAAATGCGAGTTCGTACGATCGCTGGGCGCTGATTACACTATCGACTACAAATCACCCGGACAGTTCGAGGAGAAGCTACGCAAGGTGGCCCCTGACGGGGTGGACGTCTATTTCGATAACGTCGGTGGCGAGCAGCTCAATGCAGCAATAGGGGTAGCAAAACGTAACGCCCGTTTCGCGATCTGCGGCATGATCGCGATGTATAATTCCGATGAGCCGAACGGATTTTCGAACCTATCGAAGGTCATCTCTAAGCGTCTGAGTATCCGGGGTTTTATCAATACAGACTTCATGACGCGTCGTACCGAATGTCTGGCTCAGATGGGGTACTGGGTCTCCAAGGGGATGATCAAGAGCCGATATACGATCTTCGATGGTCTCGAGAAGGGACCGGAAGCGTTCTTCTCACTGTTCAGCGGTGGTAACACCGGCAAAGCGCTCGTGCGTCTGGGCTCGTAA